Proteins from a single region of Ziziphus jujuba cultivar Dongzao chromosome 1, ASM3175591v1:
- the LOC132803649 gene encoding uncharacterized protein LOC132803649: MENPGVSNVMNLFASLIFDKNENSLVTVSPFSSSILKLNSENFLVWKSQILPILRGHKLDKFVLTDEPEFMQVFVFSDAKVNDHSLSRFSVEQQVWILQDQLLLGWLTAAIKVEELANLTTKKGSMKILDYCKKMKKIADKMCSGGFLVSEKELVMCILNGLGPKFETVRVNYTSRPPLPSLQELTLGSSNTLPSSSTTLNTSNHANSSIHKDYSTGKSGLYERRSFEDFRGRGYYGRGRDVKFIGSGYSGQASANVVTTPVLVGDPNWYLDSGATNHVVADGGNLMHQFDYSGNNKLLVGNSQSH, from the exons atggaaaatccagGAGTTTCGAACGTCATGAACTTGTTTGCAAGTCTAATTTTTGATAAGAATGAAAATTCTTTGGTTACAGTGTCTCCATTTTCTAGTAGCATTCTGAAGCTTAACAGTGAAAACTTCTTGGTGTGGAAGTCACAAATTCTTCCTATATTACGAGGTCACAAGCTTGATAAGTTTGTACTGACTGATGAGCCAGAGTTCATGCAAGTATTTGTGTTTAGTGATGCAAAGGTTAATGATCACAGTTTGTCTAGGTTTTCTGTTGAGCAGCAAGTTTGGATTTTGCAAGATCAGCTATTGCTAGGCTGGTTAACTGCTGCAATCAAAGTTGAAGAGCTTGCAAATCTA ACAACCAAGAAAGGCTCAATGAAAATTCTAGATTATTgcaaaaagatgaagaaaattgCTGACAAGATGTGTTCTGGTGGTTTTTTAGTCTCTGAAAAAGAATTAGTCATGTGCATCTTGAATGGCTTAGGGCCTAAATTTGAAACAGTTCGTGTAAACTACACTAGTAGACCTCCTTTACCTAGCCTTCAAGAG TTGACTTTAGGCTCTAGTAATACTCTACCATCATCATCTACTACTTTGAATACTTCTAATCATGCTAACTCATCCATTCATAAAGACTATAGTACCGGAAAGTCTGGTTTGTATGAAAGAAGGAGTTTTGAAGATTTTCGTGGTAGAGGTTACTATGGAAGAGGTAGAG ATGTTAAGTTTATTGGAAGTGGATATTCAGGACAAGCTTCTGCTAATGTTGTCACCACACCAGTTTTGGTTGGAGATCCAAATTGGTATTTGGATAGTGGTGCAACAAATCATGTTGTTGCAGATGGTGGTAATCTTATGCACCAGTTTGATTACAGTGGCAACAACAAGCTTTTAGTTGGTAATAGTCAAAGTCACTGA
- the LOC107418669 gene encoding glutamate receptor 2.5-like — MLTVQKLQPAISNIDELRRNDHFVGYLKNSYVKELLTQQLNFSESRLRSYESSEEYNDAMSKGSNDGGIDAIFEEIPYVKVFLSKYCSKYRVVGPTYKSAGFGFAFQIGSPLVSYISKAILNITQDPKKMQELETKYLEPGAKCEDPDSKFSSDDDPCLSVYSFSGLFIISGTVSIFSYLIHLIKLCCNRPSAMNVIHPDNSLCLWSIVTKREKSFHMDVPNNLHARADVSVNNNGDHLQSSPIAFNQETTKMERVGEEDEIHYIDYSGYIYGCA; from the exons ATGTTAACAGTACAAAAATTGCAGCCAGCAATTAGCAATATTGATGAGCTCAGAAGGAACGATCATTTTGTCGGTTACCTAAAGAACTCCTATGTCAAAGAGCTTTTAACACAACAGTTGAACTTTTCAGAGTCTAGGCTAAGATCTTATGAATCATCAGAGGAGTACAATGATGCAATGTCCAAAGGAAGCAATGATGGTGGGATTGATGCTATCTTTGAAGAAATTCCTTATGTGAAGGTCTTCCTATCTAAGTACTGCTCCAAATACAGAGTGGTTGGACCAACCTACAAATCAGCAGGATTTGGCTTT GCTTTCCAAATAGGGTCCCCTCTTGTCTCTTATATTTCAAAAGCAATCCTAAATATCACTCAGGACCCTAAGAAGATGCAGGAATTGGAAACCAAGTATCTTGAACCTGGAGCCAAATGTGAAGATCCTGACTCCAAATTCTCTTCAGATGATGATCCTTGTCTCAGTGTGTACAGTTTCAGTGGTCTCTTCATCATCAGTGGAACggtttcaattttttcatatttgataCATTTGATTAAACTATGCTGCAATCGGCCATCTGCTATGAATGTTATCCATCCGGATAACTCCCTTTGCCTTTGGTCCATAGTTACTAAAAGGGAAAAGAGTTTCCACATGGATGTCCCTAATAATTTACATGCCAGAGCTGATGTTTCAGTGAATAATAACGGTGACCATTTACAGAGCTCTCCAATAGCTTTTAATCAAGAAACTACAAAGATGGAAAGAGTtggtgaagaagatgaaattCATTATATAGATTATAGTGGATACATCTATGGATGTGCCTGA